One genomic region from Campylobacter concisus encodes:
- a CDS encoding O-acetylhomoserine aminocarboxypropyltransferase/cysteine synthase family protein, producing MRQETAAIHVGYDTHEGFGTMAVPIFQSTAYDFGSAETAAARFDLKDGGHIYTRLGNPTTDIFEKRVAALEGGAAAIATASGQSALFYSIINLAQAGDNIIIAKKIYGGTTVLFTHTLKRFGIEARVFDSDTAGDLESLIDDKTRAIFFETLSNPQISIPNIEKIVEIANKYGIISITDNTVPTPIIFQPLRHGVDVCVHSASKYMSGQGLSLAGVVVSANHLNEKLKGNKRYEHFNVPDASYHDIVYADMTDRFDIYTLRMRLAIVRDIGAVISPFNSWQLIQGLETLAVRVERHSQNALKVAKFLNSHKHIKSVAYPGLADNADHAKAQKYFKDGMANGLFCFETDSFERAKKMLERVKLFKIVVNIGDTKSLITHPASTTHQQLSSEELIKAGITKELIRVSIGLENAEDLIADLAQALE from the coding sequence ATGAGGCAAGAAACCGCTGCGATTCACGTAGGCTACGATACACACGAGGGCTTTGGCACGATGGCTGTGCCTATTTTTCAAAGCACGGCTTACGACTTTGGAAGCGCCGAAACTGCGGCAGCAAGGTTTGATCTAAAAGATGGCGGCCACATCTACACAAGACTTGGCAATCCAACGACAGATATCTTTGAAAAAAGGGTCGCCGCACTTGAGGGCGGAGCCGCTGCGATAGCGACTGCGAGCGGTCAGTCAGCTTTGTTTTACAGCATCATAAATTTAGCCCAAGCAGGCGATAACATCATCATTGCTAAGAAAATTTACGGCGGTACGACGGTGCTTTTTACACACACGCTAAAAAGATTTGGCATAGAGGCTAGAGTCTTTGACAGCGATACAGCTGGTGATCTGGAGAGTTTGATAGATGATAAAACTAGGGCTATATTTTTTGAAACGCTCTCAAATCCGCAAATTTCTATCCCAAATATCGAAAAAATCGTAGAAATCGCAAACAAATATGGCATCATCAGCATCACTGATAACACCGTGCCAACGCCTATCATCTTTCAGCCACTTCGCCACGGTGTCGATGTTTGCGTGCATAGTGCGAGCAAATATATGAGTGGTCAGGGCCTTAGCCTAGCAGGTGTGGTCGTAAGTGCAAATCACCTAAACGAAAAGCTAAAAGGCAACAAACGATATGAGCATTTTAACGTGCCAGACGCGAGCTATCACGACATCGTATACGCTGATATGACGGATCGTTTTGACATCTATACGCTAAGAATGAGACTTGCTATCGTGCGCGACATCGGCGCCGTGATCTCTCCGTTTAACTCTTGGCAGCTTATACAAGGGCTTGAAACGCTTGCTGTTAGAGTTGAAAGACACTCGCAAAATGCCCTAAAGGTAGCTAAATTTTTAAACTCACACAAGCATATAAAAAGCGTGGCATATCCAGGGCTTGCTGACAACGCAGATCACGCAAAGGCGCAAAAATACTTTAAAGATGGCATGGCAAATGGGTTATTTTGCTTTGAGACTGATAGCTTTGAGCGCGCAAAAAAGATGTTAGAGCGTGTAAAACTATTTAAGATAGTGGTAAATATCGGCGATACAAAGTCGCTCATCACGCATCCAGCCTCAACGACTCACCAACAGCTAAGCAGTGAAGAGCTAATCAAAGCCGGCATCACAAAAGAGCTAATAAGAGTTAGCATAGGCCTTGAAAACGCAGAGGATCTGATCGCTGATCTAGCTCAAGCTTTAGAATAA
- a CDS encoding HAD family hydrolase, with the protein MKVVIFDMDGTVIDSGEAIYKTVNEVRDELNLPPLEKEFIIKAINEPGRNLPLEFYGIDTPSRSLKEGFEEKFKKFYDECATTYEGVKELLQKCKEAHYKVVLASNAPHDTLEKILKKNEIYELFDEVIGASKEIPQKPDPAMLHLAVSKTKANKAIFVGDSLKDELAAKNANMPFLQVSWGFGEESKTATYNAKNVSEAWEIILNF; encoded by the coding sequence TTGAAAGTAGTTATTTTCGATATGGATGGTACCGTGATCGATAGCGGCGAGGCGATATATAAAACGGTAAATGAAGTAAGAGATGAGCTAAATTTGCCGCCACTTGAAAAAGAATTTATCATAAAAGCGATCAATGAGCCAGGTAGAAATTTACCCCTTGAGTTTTACGGCATCGACACACCAAGCAGGAGCTTAAAAGAGGGCTTTGAAGAGAAATTTAAGAAATTTTACGATGAGTGTGCGACTACATATGAGGGCGTAAAAGAGCTTTTGCAAAAGTGCAAAGAGGCTCATTACAAAGTCGTTTTGGCAAGCAATGCACCACACGATACGCTAGAGAAAATTTTAAAGAAAAATGAAATTTATGAGCTATTTGACGAGGTTATCGGCGCTAGCAAAGAGATACCGCAAAAGCCAGATCCTGCGATGCTTCACCTAGCTGTTAGTAAAACTAAAGCTAACAAGGCGATCTTTGTTGGGGATAGCCTAAAAGACGAGCTAGCGGCTAAAAATGCAAATATGCCTTTCTTGCAAGTTAGCTGGGGATTTGGCGAGGAGAGCAAAACTGCGACCTATAATGCCAAAAATGTTAGCGAGGCGTGGGAGATAATATTAAATTTCTAA
- a CDS encoding DUF2018 family protein, translating to MIDIFEGSARDKFYDILFNANAVLVKNEIDKIFEKFVAMSELCEKHGISEGEIRNFIVSEQDKVYNGVNDLYIELSGEILSQNE from the coding sequence ATGATAGATATATTTGAGGGCAGTGCGAGAGATAAATTTTATGACATTTTGTTTAACGCAAATGCCGTTTTGGTTAAAAACGAGATAGATAAAATTTTTGAGAAATTTGTGGCTATGAGCGAGCTTTGCGAAAAGCATGGCATTAGCGAGGGCGAGATCAGAAATTTTATAGTCTCAGAGCAAGATAAAGTTTATAACGGGGTAAATGACCTATATATCGAGCTTAGCGGAGAAATTTTAAGCCAAAATGAGTAG
- a CDS encoding polyprenyl synthetase family protein, whose translation MDKIDEIMGKFISELGYKEAFEMFLKISSGKKLRSKLLLKIAGESEISLKLCAIIELIHLASLLHDDVIDEANIRRGKPSINALFGSKNSVMLGDILYSKAFFELTKFEPSIAAVVSDAVSKLSIGEMMDVKMAENFNENEQEYLKMIYYKTAVLIEATAICGAKLASKDSEKFGIYGKNLGIAFQIVDDILDITQDEKTLGKPALNDFVEGKTTLPYIYLYKSLDEAGKTKLRSLWAKKLNVSEISWLKENFDKTSSVSKAISEAKRLGTEAIEAIREYKNAELEGIIKSMIDREF comes from the coding sequence ATGGATAAAATCGATGAAATAATGGGTAAATTTATAAGCGAGCTTGGCTATAAAGAGGCGTTTGAGATGTTTTTAAAGATAAGCTCAGGCAAGAAGCTGCGCTCAAAACTTCTTTTAAAGATCGCAGGAGAGAGCGAAATTTCGCTTAAGCTTTGCGCTATCATCGAGCTCATCCACCTTGCAAGCTTACTGCACGACGACGTCATAGACGAGGCAAACATAAGACGAGGCAAGCCAAGTATAAACGCACTTTTTGGCAGTAAAAACTCAGTAATGCTAGGTGACATCCTCTACTCAAAGGCATTTTTTGAACTAACTAAATTTGAGCCAAGCATCGCAGCTGTCGTTTCAGATGCAGTTAGCAAGCTAAGCATCGGTGAGATGATGGATGTAAAAATGGCTGAAAATTTTAATGAAAACGAGCAAGAATATTTAAAGATGATTTATTATAAAACAGCTGTTTTGATAGAAGCCACGGCTATTTGCGGGGCAAAGCTAGCTAGCAAGGATAGCGAGAAATTTGGAATTTATGGCAAAAATTTAGGTATTGCATTTCAGATCGTTGATGATATATTAGACATAACTCAAGATGAAAAAACGCTTGGCAAACCAGCATTAAACGACTTTGTCGAGGGCAAAACGACACTTCCTTACATTTATCTTTATAAGAGCTTAGACGAAGCTGGTAAGACAAAGCTTAGATCGCTTTGGGCAAAGAAGCTAAACGTGAGTGAAATTTCATGGCTAAAAGAAAATTTTGATAAAACTAGCTCGGTTAGCAAAGCTATAAGCGAGGCAAAAAGGCTTGGGACTGAAGCGATAGAAGCGATAAGAGAGTATAAAAACGCCGAGCTTGAAGGGATCATAAAAAGCATGATAGATAGGGAATTTTAA
- the hemA gene encoding glutamyl-tRNA reductase yields the protein MHYLDISFTYKNTDISVREKLAFDSDEKKEQILKLLRSNKSINECMVLNTCNRVEIIASVSDLESATTHAFRCMSVFSGVFEDELYERADIYEDSGAVHHLFAVASSLDSLVVGETQIVGQLKNAFKFAYDSSACGEQISKIIHYACKCAAKVRNETQISKNPISVSSVAVAKAKEIFGTLEGKTAIVVGAGEMGELAAKHLISSGANVIIVNRSSERVEQLVDSLGDNASWDSILKLKEYVNNYDLIFSSTAAPHAIITNAIIEPREFHRYFFDIAVPRDIDLINTEFISVYTVDSLEEIVRKNLALREEQAQKAYSIVGQGTSEFLKILKEDMSVPLIKSIRKQAEICAKNELEKAIKKGYLKHSDYEEAQKLIHQVFKAFLHQPTMKLKGLADEERASELSNGVKFLFDIQDEQNFQAGDIDEI from the coding sequence ATGCACTATTTAGATATAAGTTTTACATATAAAAATACTGATATTTCAGTTAGAGAAAAGCTTGCATTTGATAGCGATGAGAAAAAAGAGCAAATTTTAAAACTACTAAGATCAAACAAAAGTATAAACGAATGTATGGTTTTAAATACATGCAACCGCGTCGAGATAATTGCAAGCGTTAGTGATCTAGAAAGTGCAACGACGCATGCATTTAGGTGTATGTCTGTATTTTCAGGTGTTTTTGAAGATGAGCTTTATGAAAGGGCTGATATTTATGAAGATAGCGGAGCCGTGCACCACCTCTTTGCCGTGGCAAGCTCACTTGATAGCCTAGTCGTCGGCGAAACACAGATCGTTGGCCAGTTAAAGAATGCCTTTAAATTTGCTTACGATAGCTCAGCTTGCGGCGAACAAATCAGTAAAATCATCCACTATGCATGTAAATGCGCTGCTAAAGTCAGAAACGAAACTCAAATTTCTAAAAACCCGATCTCTGTTTCAAGCGTTGCTGTGGCAAAAGCAAAAGAAATTTTTGGTACGCTTGAAGGCAAAACCGCTATCGTCGTAGGAGCTGGCGAAATGGGCGAGCTAGCAGCAAAGCACCTCATATCAAGCGGTGCAAATGTCATCATCGTAAATAGAAGCTCTGAGCGTGTTGAGCAGCTAGTTGATAGTCTAGGAGATAACGCTAGCTGGGATAGCATTTTAAAATTAAAAGAGTATGTAAATAATTACGATCTAATATTTTCAAGCACCGCAGCCCCACACGCTATCATCACAAACGCCATAATCGAACCAAGAGAATTTCATAGATACTTTTTTGATATTGCCGTACCAAGGGATATTGATCTTATAAATACGGAATTTATTAGCGTCTATACGGTCGATAGTTTAGAGGAGATAGTAAGGAAAAATTTAGCCCTAAGAGAGGAGCAAGCACAAAAGGCTTATTCGATCGTAGGTCAAGGCACAAGCGAATTTTTAAAAATTTTAAAAGAAGATATGAGCGTTCCACTCATAAAATCGATCCGCAAACAAGCTGAAATTTGCGCTAAAAACGAGCTAGAAAAAGCGATAAAAAAAGGCTATTTAAAGCATAGTGATTATGAGGAGGCACAAAAGCTCATTCATCAAGTTTTTAAAGCATTTTTGCACCAGCCAACGATGAAGCTAAAAGGGCTTGCGGATGAGGAGAGAGCGAGTGAGCTTTCAAATGGAGTTAAATTTTTATTTGACATACAAGATGAACAAAATTTTCAAGCAGGAGATATAGATGAAATTTAG